Proteins found in one Pararge aegeria chromosome 12, ilParAegt1.1, whole genome shotgun sequence genomic segment:
- the LOC120627852 gene encoding uncharacterized protein LOC120627852, translated as MENLASIEHSISALTEHFNARMAEFQRVIQTSIPATSPNSNVAAQFGAFRVFVLTSLESLQLQVQVLSKQCDNMETRTRRKMLLLHGVPEVQKESLPATVAEALSSNLSMPELTEAKLSYCKRLGQLKDGKARVVLIKFCDLSIRNQVWFSKKQLKGTGVTLSEFLTKERHDAFQAARQKFGVSRCWTRDGSIIVLGADGKRHRVFSVAEVKLIGVKSGDIPMATTSAASDQASAIASASVVPVHSYAAVPSSKTVKPQVEKPRRAVRR; from the coding sequence ATGGAGAATTTGGCATCCATTGAACACTCTATTTCTGCATTAACTGAGCACTTTAATGCACGAATGGCTGAGTTTCAGCGCGTCATTCAGACATCCATCCCAGCAACCAGTCCAAATTCCAATGTTGCAGCACAGTTTGGTGCATTTAGAGTATTTGTCTTGACATCACTTGAAAGCCTTCAATTACAAGTCCAGGTGCTCTCTAAGCAGTGTGATAATATGGAGACACGAACCAGGAGGAAAATGCTGCTGCTGCATGGTGTACCTGAAGTGCAAAAGGAGAGTTTGCCCGCAACAGTTGCGGAGGCATTGTCCAGCAATCTTAGCATGCCAGAACTGACCGAAGCCAAACTCAGTTATTGCAAGCGTTTGGGCCAATTAAAGGATGGCAAGGCTCGTGTTGTATTGATCAAGTTTTGTGACTTGTCTATCCGTAACCAAGTTTGGTTTTCAAAAAAACAGCTTAAAGGCACTGGGGTCACTTTATCCGAGTTTTTGACGAAGGAACGACATGACGCCTTTCAGGCAGCGAGGCAAAAGTTTGGAGTTTCTCGATGCTGGACGCGGGATGGGTCCATAATTGTTCTTGGCGCTGATGGTAAGCGCCATCGAGTTTTTTCAGTTGCAGAGGTGAAATTGATTGGAGTAAAGTCCGGTGATATCCCAATGGCAACCACGTCTGCCGCTTCGGATCAAGCTAGTGCTATAGCGAGTGCAAGTGTTGTGCCAGTGCATTCTTATGCTGCAGTTCCCTCGTCTAAAACAGTCAAGCCTCAGGTCGAAAAGCCTAGGCGAGCTGTTAGAAGGTAA